The sequence CTACCTACAAGGATTTACAGTCCAAAGGTCTCGTAACCCTGAAAGACGCCGTGCGTCTCCGCTCCCTGCTTTATAGCCTCAAAGCGGACCGCACTGCTATGGAAAACCAGGTGCTTGATATCGAATCTGAACTGCAGATCCTACTCGCAAACAATCATGCATATTATGTAATTGATATGCCTGAAAATGCAGCGGCAAACCTGCCTGCTATCCGCAATACCAGTCTGGCCAGCCTGGTAGACACCGCATATGCCAACCGTCAGGATCTGCTAATGGCCCAAAACAATCTGCTCTATAACCAGCAAAACCTGAAACTGCAAAAAGCCATGGCTGTACCTGACCTGAACCTCGGTGCAGACTTTGATAAGCGCGGCAGCTTCGTGGACAATGCCTCTTTCCTTACTGTCGGTATTGATCTCCCCTTCTTCAACAGGAACCAGGGTAATATCAAATCTGCCAGCTACAGCATCGATCAGAATAAGCTACTGGTAACTCAGCAAACACAAAAGGTGGAAAATGAAGTGCAAACCGCTTATGTGAAAGCATTGAACACAGACAAAATGCTGGAATCAGTAGATCCGGAGTTCCGTGGGCAGTTCGAACAACTGCTGAAATCAGTGACTGACAACTTCCTGAAAAAGAACCTCAGCCTGCTGGAGCTCACTGACTTCTACGACTCTTATAAAGAAAATATGCTGCAACTAAACCAATTGCAAAATGATAGGATGCAAGCTATAGAGACGCTCAATTTCGCAGTTGGTAAAACTTTGTTCAATAATTAATCACAACCTTAGTATAGTCATGAAACCTTTTGTTATATATCTCTTTCCTGTTGCACTCGGATGCATGCTTACAGCATGTGGTGGTCACACGCCTGAAGTAGTCAAAGATGAAAACGCACTGTCAGATAGCCTGGTAAAGAATGTGCAAACCGCACCAGCTACATTTGAAAATCCTTCGGAAACAATCAAACTGAATGGTAAGATCGTTCCGGACGAAACCAAAGAAGCTAAAGTATATGCGCTGGTGAGTGGTAAGATCAGATCAGTGAATGTAGAACTGGGCGATTTTGTAAAACAGGGTCAGCTCCTCGCCTTACTGCAAAGTACCGAAGTAGCAGGCATCAGCAACGATGTATCTGTGGCCGAGTCCAATGTAGCCCTGGCGAAGAAAAATGTTGAAACCCAGAAGTCTCTCTTCGAAGGTAACCTAGCTACCCAACAGGATTACCTGGGTGCACAGATCGAAGAAAAGAAAGCTGAATCTGAACTGAACCGCGCCCGCTCCGTAGCCAGCATCACCGGTGGCAGCAGCTCAGCATATACTTTGAAAGCACCGATCAGCGGTTATATAATTGAGAAAAATATTAGCAACAACTCCGAAGTTCGCCAGGACAACAGCGCGAACCTCTTCACTGTTGCCGACCTGAATACCGTTTGGATCATCGCAAATGTATACGAAGCAGATATTCCTGCTATCAAACTGGGCGACGAAGTACGTGTCACTACCCTCGCAAATCCTGAAAAGGATTACATCGGTAAAATCGACAAAGTATACAATGTACTGGATCCTGCCAACCGTACCATGCAGGTGCGTATCAGCATGCAGAATGCAAGTGGAGAACTGAAACCAGAGATGTTTGCCACTGTAAAAGTAAATACCAAACCAGCCGCTACCAGCATGCTGAGCATCCCTGCCAATGCTGTGGTGATGGACAACAGCAAGCAGTATGTAGTAGTAAAAACAGCCAAAGGTCTTGAAATCCGTGAGATCAAAGTGATTCGACGTATCGACAACAGGGCGTTCATCTCTGGTCTGCAGGTAAATGACCAGGTAGTGACCAGCTCACAGGTATTTATTTATGATGCCCTTAATACAAAATAATCCATGCAGAAAGTCATAAAAAAGATAATTGCTTTTTCGTTAAAGAATAAGCTTTTCATAGGTTTTGCGACCATCGTCCTCGTCGTATGGGGTGTGATCGCATTCAAAAATATTCCCATTGAGGCTTTTCCGGATGTAACAAATACTCAGATCACTATTATTACCCAATGGCCTGGCAGAAGTGCCGAAGAGGTAGAAAAGTTTGTGACTGTGCCCGTGGAAATAGCCATGAACCCTGTACAGAAAAAAGAATCTGTTCGTTCTACGACTGTATTCGGTCT is a genomic window of Chitinophaga sp. LS1 containing:
- a CDS encoding TolC family protein, translated to MYSRDSKTKRPPRIVASCIIMLLFAFKASAQDTVHISLQDAEKQFLDKNLDLLAEKYNISIARAQIIQSKLYNNPTLQVSGNLYNPDRKQFFDVSNQHGQYEIGITQLISLAGKRNKQVKLAQTTAAMSENAFFDLLRTLRYSLRSNFYQAYYLQNSMRAYADQIIALEKMDATYKDLQSKGLVTLKDAVRLRSLLYSLKADRTAMENQVLDIESELQILLANNHAYYVIDMPENAAANLPAIRNTSLASLVDTAYANRQDLLMAQNNLLYNQQNLKLQKAMAVPDLNLGADFDKRGSFVDNASFLTVGIDLPFFNRNQGNIKSASYSIDQNKLLVTQQTQKVENEVQTAYVKALNTDKMLESVDPEFRGQFEQLLKSVTDNFLKKNLSLLELTDFYDSYKENMLQLNQLQNDRMQAIETLNFAVGKTLFNN
- a CDS encoding efflux RND transporter periplasmic adaptor subunit, with the translated sequence MKPFVIYLFPVALGCMLTACGGHTPEVVKDENALSDSLVKNVQTAPATFENPSETIKLNGKIVPDETKEAKVYALVSGKIRSVNVELGDFVKQGQLLALLQSTEVAGISNDVSVAESNVALAKKNVETQKSLFEGNLATQQDYLGAQIEEKKAESELNRARSVASITGGSSSAYTLKAPISGYIIEKNISNNSEVRQDNSANLFTVADLNTVWIIANVYEADIPAIKLGDEVRVTTLANPEKDYIGKIDKVYNVLDPANRTMQVRISMQNASGELKPEMFATVKVNTKPAATSMLSIPANAVVMDNSKQYVVVKTAKGLEIREIKVIRRIDNRAFISGLQVNDQVVTSSQVFIYDALNTK